The following coding sequences are from one Hymenobacter sp. DG25A window:
- a CDS encoding NFACT RNA binding domain-containing protein, with protein MHNNYYFFRLLAPALTQKLAGFRVVTCFSQEKDELVIGLTNGAAEFWLKVQLSAAFPLLALPETFHRARQNSVDLLPALLGREVALVDVFPQDRVLTIQFTDGASLLLKLYGPRPNAVSRAVPGAAPELFHQRFTADAELAPALLPTTEDPLKRLPALGDVPRHWLRTQGYETSDAATREQLVQQVVSLLENPPHFYLIALEGRTRLSLLPVGEVEQTWAPDPIEALRRFVPLILSRRTYETELRQLRQQLERRADEATTGAAHARRRLHALEHEAGFRHTADLIMAHLHQITPGAAQVEVIDYLTNEPRTLKLKPTETPQRTAQNLYRKAKNQQLETQQLKERAERRETEALWCLERLEELESIADLRAFRSWRKQHGLEPETKAKAATELPFKVFEDSGYTILVGRSAQNNDLLTQRYAHKDDLWLHAKDVTGSHVVIRQKAGQTVPETVVERAAQLAAWYSRRKNDSLCPVTVTPKKFVRKPKGSVAGSVVVERERVVLVVPANPFERFGSPES; from the coding sequence GTGCACAACAACTACTATTTCTTCCGCCTGCTGGCCCCGGCTCTCACGCAAAAACTGGCCGGCTTCCGGGTGGTCACGTGCTTTTCGCAGGAGAAGGATGAGCTGGTGATTGGCCTGACGAATGGCGCCGCTGAGTTCTGGCTGAAAGTGCAGCTTTCGGCCGCTTTTCCGCTGCTGGCCTTGCCGGAAACGTTTCATCGGGCGCGGCAAAACTCTGTGGATCTGCTGCCTGCTTTGCTGGGGCGCGAGGTAGCCTTGGTGGATGTGTTTCCGCAGGACCGGGTGCTTACTATTCAGTTCACTGATGGGGCCAGTTTGCTGCTGAAACTGTACGGGCCGCGTCCCAATGCTGTCTCCCGGGCGGTGCCCGGGGCCGCGCCGGAGCTGTTTCATCAGCGGTTTACGGCGGATGCCGAGCTGGCCCCGGCCCTGCTGCCCACCACAGAAGACCCGCTGAAGCGCCTGCCGGCTTTAGGCGATGTGCCGCGCCACTGGCTGCGCACCCAGGGCTACGAAACCTCTGATGCCGCTACGCGGGAGCAGCTGGTGCAACAGGTGGTAAGCCTGCTGGAAAACCCGCCGCACTTCTATCTGATTGCGCTGGAAGGCCGCACCCGCCTGAGTTTGCTTCCCGTAGGCGAAGTAGAGCAGACCTGGGCCCCCGACCCCATTGAAGCCCTGCGGCGCTTTGTGCCGCTTATCCTCAGCCGGCGCACCTATGAAACCGAGCTGCGCCAATTGCGCCAGCAGCTGGAGCGCCGCGCCGACGAAGCCACCACCGGCGCGGCCCACGCCCGCCGCCGCCTGCACGCGCTGGAGCACGAAGCCGGCTTCCGCCACACCGCCGACCTGATTATGGCCCACCTGCACCAGATTACGCCCGGCGCGGCGCAGGTAGAGGTCATCGATTATCTCACCAACGAGCCTCGCACCCTCAAGCTCAAACCGACTGAAACACCCCAGCGCACAGCCCAAAACCTATACCGCAAGGCCAAAAACCAGCAGCTGGAAACCCAACAGCTAAAGGAACGCGCCGAGCGCCGCGAAACTGAAGCCCTTTGGTGCCTGGAAAGGCTGGAAGAGCTGGAGTCTATTGCCGACCTGCGCGCTTTCCGCAGTTGGCGCAAGCAGCACGGACTGGAGCCGGAAACCAAAGCCAAAGCGGCTACCGAGCTACCCTTTAAAGTATTCGAAGACTCCGGCTACACTATTCTGGTAGGCCGCAGCGCCCAGAACAACGATTTGCTCACGCAACGCTACGCCCACAAAGACGACCTGTGGCTGCACGCTAAGGACGTAACCGGCTCCCACGTAGTTATTCGGCAGAAGGCTGGGCAAACCGTGCCGGAAACTGTGGTAGAGCGGGCCGCGCAGTTGGCCGCCTGGTACTCCCGCCGCAAAAACGACTCGCTTTGCCCCGTCACGGTCACGCCTAAAAAGTTTGTGCGCAAGCCCAAAGGCTCCGTGGCCGGCTCGGTAGTGGTAGAGCGGGAGCGGGTGGTGCTGGTAGTGCCGGCTAACCCGTTTGAGCGGTTCGGAAGCCCGGAAAGCTAA
- a CDS encoding MBL fold metallo-hydrolase, producing MQITFLGTGTSQGVPVIGCQCAVCRSVDYRDKRLRVSVHVQVGGKSIIIDSGPDFRQQALRARIDHLDALVFTHEHKDHTAGMDDIRAYNFRQQQDMPVYAEPRVLDQLRQEYAYIFAEHKYPGVPQVKVHPILSDTDSFWVEGIEVHPIRALHYKLPVLGFRIGSFTYLTDANHLSPESMERMRGSEVIVLNALRHEKHISHFTLQEAVDILTELAPARGYLTHISHQLGRHREVEAELPPFIRLAYDGLQVTV from the coding sequence GTGCAGATTACTTTCCTCGGAACGGGCACGTCGCAGGGGGTGCCCGTTATCGGGTGTCAGTGTGCCGTGTGCCGTTCCGTTGACTACCGCGACAAGCGCCTGCGCGTGTCGGTTCACGTGCAGGTAGGCGGCAAAAGCATCATCATTGACAGCGGCCCCGATTTCCGGCAGCAGGCCCTGCGCGCCCGCATCGACCACCTCGATGCCCTGGTGTTCACCCACGAGCACAAGGACCACACGGCCGGCATGGACGACATCCGGGCCTATAATTTCCGGCAGCAGCAGGATATGCCGGTGTATGCTGAGCCCCGCGTGCTGGACCAGCTGCGGCAGGAGTACGCCTATATCTTTGCCGAGCACAAGTACCCCGGCGTGCCACAGGTGAAAGTGCACCCAATTCTGAGCGATACCGACAGCTTTTGGGTGGAAGGCATCGAAGTGCACCCCATTCGGGCCCTGCACTACAAGCTGCCCGTGCTGGGCTTCCGCATTGGCAGCTTTACCTATTTGACGGATGCCAACCACCTTTCTCCGGAATCCATGGAGCGGATGCGCGGCTCAGAGGTAATCGTGCTGAATGCCCTGCGCCACGAGAAGCACATTTCCCACTTCACACTGCAGGAAGCCGTCGATATCCTCACTGAGCTGGCGCCGGCCCGCGGCTACCTCACGCACATCAGCCACCAGTTGGGCCGCCACCGCGAGGTGGAGGCAGAATTGCCGCCGTTTATCCGGCTGGCGTATGATGGGCTGCAGGTGACGGTGTAG
- a CDS encoding response regulator: protein MADQKTILIAEDSSVILNLTKKILELQKYKIVSAKNGGEVLKQVESQPIDCVLMDINIPVKDGMECTREIRRNPDQRIAKIPIIAITGNANNYSMEQFREAGVTDYLPKPLDFDALVRVVKQYIG from the coding sequence ATGGCCGATCAAAAAACGATTCTAATTGCCGAAGACAGCTCCGTGATTCTAAATCTGACCAAGAAAATTCTGGAGTTGCAGAAGTACAAGATTGTTTCCGCCAAAAATGGTGGGGAGGTCCTGAAACAAGTGGAAAGCCAGCCCATTGACTGTGTGCTGATGGACATTAACATTCCGGTGAAAGACGGCATGGAATGCACCCGCGAAATCCGCCGCAACCCTGATCAGCGCATCGCCAAAATTCCAATTATTGCTATTACCGGCAACGCCAACAACTACTCCATGGAGCAGTTCCGCGAGGCCGGCGTAACCGATTACCTGCCCAAGCCGCTGGATTTTGACGCGCTGGTGCGGGTAGTAAAGCAATATATTGGCTAA
- a CDS encoding PAS domain S-box protein: MASRSTHSTSGQKTASLTQDSSSRALFDAAYDAILLFDEQGKLVDCNRTALTQLGTTRAVLLSAGLMGFVSPSQASAEDCWVDDAQLHAAIQDTARTGRQFSKWWYGHRADQSAMDAWVTLHRVELPTGPHVQLTLRDAAQAPPRASSTVRQEQPRQNLRDLLGRSGLSYVCCDREGLIKDVNDYFLEYTEYKREEVIGRPYHDLFVVPEERESRREGYLNSIKSGRLQDYYERSIPTKAGQLRMVFWHAEYDYDADGKISGVFVVGRDLTDRHVTARALSDNRNRLQDFLDNAHDLIQNLSIDNHFLFVNKAWKEKLGYDDDDLPQLTLSDVVHPYYKAKLMYQLRNLYKGEKVNKLETVFLTKSGKPVHLIGSISCSWQDDEPVSTRAILHDITDRIKAERLQKVYYSIANLAISTKDLNSLYGAIHRELSKIIETNNFYIALCDDARTQLQFAYFVDQHTHGEKALVSRPFSSGISEYIIRTGRPQYLRRVDIQALVAAGSITAFGSMPEVMLCSPLSVGDRIIGVIAVQDYSKEDAYASSDIEILHFISNQVALAIERKRNEVQINKQNARLNAIFESGTHLMWSVDVQSRLTSFNRNYAAYFLRRNGVYPTLNVNLMQADLDMMEPEARSAFMENYRKAFKGQPQRFEVRLNDARGMDSWREIYLNPIYLDDGSFEEISGIAHDITDKKRSQLELAAQEEKFRAIFESFQDVYYRTDSKGMLTLVSPSVMDMLGYTPEEVSGTFIGDYYLKPEDREALLQAIRAQGEVRNYEIDMRHKSGRAVSVLINARMVKDEHGGISGTEGIGRDITELKQIQDDLRRAKDAAETALHAKTQFLANMSHELRTPMNGIIGMIDLLHQTVSSPEQEDYVDTLRKSSDALLAILNDILDLSKIQAGKLVLNETGIDLYYSMDKIHSLFANRALQKDLLFTYHISPETPRFIRTDETRLLQVLSNLTSNAIKFTNEGNVHVEITSKAHRGDKHVLRFEVRDSGIGISDDNAKLLFTNFTQLDNTPTKSFGGTGLGLAISKQLAEMLGGSIGVNSVVGKGSTFWFEIKCRVAHNEQEIVQERLASRDRSQQEVVQFDSVPQVLLVDDNPINQKVAERLLEKLGCRIDVASDGFEAISRATDGTHYDLIFMDIQMPEMDGVTAMREIRRRLGKQCPPIVAMTAYSMKEDAERFVEEGMDGYVSKPVKSQDLYTILMHWRPNKPVVIPPVEELVPEPAPATEPQPESLNLEILSQLRELGGEEFAAQLYADFEQEAGQLLEEAYPFVESGHYDQILPHLHQLKGTGFTLGLNRLAEAAKQLEHKIKNGQMQDVPADFAELQDFFHHFAETYVTQTGVS, translated from the coding sequence ATGGCTTCTCGTTCCACCCATAGTACATCCGGCCAAAAAACAGCTTCCTTAACCCAGGACAGTAGTTCCCGTGCCTTATTTGACGCGGCGTATGATGCTATTCTTTTATTTGATGAGCAGGGGAAGCTGGTAGACTGCAACCGCACGGCCCTCACCCAGCTGGGTACCACGCGGGCCGTGCTGCTCAGCGCCGGCCTGATGGGGTTTGTATCGCCCAGCCAGGCTTCTGCTGAGGATTGCTGGGTGGATGATGCCCAGCTGCACGCCGCCATTCAGGATACCGCCCGCACGGGCCGCCAGTTTTCCAAGTGGTGGTATGGGCACCGGGCCGATCAGTCCGCAATGGATGCCTGGGTAACCCTGCACCGCGTAGAGCTGCCCACTGGCCCCCATGTGCAGCTTACCCTGCGCGATGCCGCCCAGGCCCCACCCCGCGCCAGCAGTACCGTGCGCCAGGAGCAGCCCCGCCAGAACCTGCGGGATTTACTAGGCCGCTCCGGTCTCAGCTACGTGTGCTGCGACAGGGAAGGGCTGATTAAGGACGTAAATGACTATTTCCTGGAGTACACCGAGTACAAGCGGGAAGAAGTAATCGGGCGGCCCTATCATGATTTGTTTGTGGTGCCCGAAGAGCGGGAATCCCGGCGCGAAGGCTACCTGAACAGCATCAAGAGCGGCCGGCTGCAGGACTACTATGAGCGCTCCATTCCCACCAAAGCCGGGCAGCTGCGCATGGTGTTCTGGCACGCTGAGTACGACTATGATGCCGATGGCAAGATCAGCGGCGTATTTGTAGTAGGCCGCGACCTGACCGACCGCCACGTCACGGCGCGAGCCCTCTCCGACAATCGCAACCGCCTGCAGGACTTTCTGGATAATGCCCACGACCTGATCCAGAACCTGAGCATCGACAACCACTTCCTCTTTGTGAACAAAGCCTGGAAGGAAAAGCTGGGCTACGATGACGACGACCTGCCGCAGCTCACTCTTTCGGATGTGGTGCACCCTTATTACAAGGCCAAGCTGATGTACCAGCTGCGCAACCTGTACAAGGGGGAGAAGGTGAACAAGCTGGAAACCGTTTTCCTTACCAAAAGCGGCAAGCCCGTGCACCTCATCGGCAGTATTTCCTGCTCCTGGCAGGACGATGAGCCCGTAAGCACGCGCGCCATTCTGCACGACATCACGGACCGCATTAAGGCCGAGCGCCTGCAGAAGGTTTACTACAGCATTGCCAACCTGGCCATCAGTACCAAAGATCTGAACTCCCTGTACGGCGCCATTCACCGGGAGCTGAGTAAGATCATCGAAACCAATAACTTCTACATTGCCCTCTGCGACGATGCCCGTACGCAGCTGCAGTTTGCTTACTTCGTGGATCAGCATACGCACGGCGAAAAGGCGCTGGTGTCGCGGCCGTTTTCCTCGGGCATTTCGGAGTACATCATCCGAACGGGGCGCCCGCAATACCTGCGCCGCGTCGATATTCAGGCCCTGGTAGCGGCGGGCTCCATTACCGCCTTTGGCTCTATGCCGGAGGTAATGCTTTGCTCTCCGCTAAGCGTGGGCGACCGGATCATTGGGGTAATTGCGGTGCAGGACTACTCCAAGGAAGATGCGTATGCCTCCTCGGATATTGAGATTCTGCACTTTATTTCCAACCAGGTGGCGCTGGCCATTGAGCGCAAGCGCAATGAGGTGCAGATCAACAAGCAGAACGCCCGCCTGAACGCCATTTTTGAGAGTGGCACCCACTTAATGTGGTCGGTGGATGTGCAGTCCCGCCTTACCTCCTTCAACCGCAACTACGCGGCCTACTTCCTGCGGCGCAACGGGGTATATCCTACCCTGAACGTGAACCTGATGCAGGCCGACCTGGACATGATGGAGCCCGAAGCCCGCTCGGCCTTCATGGAAAATTACCGCAAGGCCTTTAAAGGGCAGCCGCAGCGCTTTGAGGTGCGCCTGAACGATGCGCGCGGCATGGACTCCTGGCGGGAAATCTACCTCAACCCCATCTATCTGGATGATGGCTCCTTTGAAGAGATATCCGGTATTGCGCACGACATCACGGACAAGAAACGCTCCCAGCTGGAGCTGGCGGCGCAGGAGGAGAAGTTCCGCGCCATTTTCGAGTCGTTCCAGGACGTGTACTACCGCACCGACAGCAAGGGCATGCTGACGCTGGTGAGCCCCTCCGTGATGGACATGCTGGGCTATACGCCGGAAGAGGTATCAGGCACCTTCATTGGCGACTATTATCTCAAGCCCGAGGATAGGGAGGCGCTGCTGCAGGCCATTCGGGCCCAAGGCGAGGTGCGCAACTATGAGATTGATATGCGCCACAAGAGTGGCCGCGCCGTGAGTGTGCTGATCAACGCGCGCATGGTGAAGGATGAGCATGGTGGTATTTCCGGCACGGAAGGCATCGGGCGCGACATTACCGAGCTCAAGCAGATTCAGGACGATTTGCGGCGGGCGAAGGATGCGGCAGAAACCGCGCTGCACGCCAAAACCCAGTTCCTGGCCAACATGAGCCACGAGCTGCGCACGCCCATGAACGGCATTATCGGCATGATTGACCTGCTGCACCAAACGGTTTCCTCCCCGGAGCAGGAAGACTATGTAGACACCCTGCGCAAGTCTTCGGATGCGCTGCTGGCCATTCTGAACGATATTCTGGACCTGTCCAAGATTCAGGCAGGCAAGCTGGTGCTGAATGAAACCGGCATCGACCTGTATTACTCCATGGACAAGATTCACTCCTTGTTTGCAAACCGGGCCCTGCAGAAAGACCTGCTGTTCACCTACCATATTTCGCCGGAAACGCCGCGCTTCATCCGCACCGATGAAACCCGCCTGCTGCAGGTGCTCAGCAACCTCACCTCCAACGCCATTAAGTTTACCAACGAGGGCAATGTGCACGTGGAGATAACCAGCAAGGCCCACCGCGGCGACAAGCACGTGCTGCGCTTTGAGGTACGGGACTCCGGCATTGGCATCTCCGATGATAATGCCAAGCTCCTGTTCACCAACTTCACCCAGTTGGATAATACGCCTACCAAATCGTTTGGGGGCACCGGCCTGGGCCTGGCCATCAGCAAGCAGCTGGCCGAGATGCTGGGCGGTAGTATCGGGGTAAACTCGGTGGTGGGCAAAGGCAGCACTTTCTGGTTTGAGATTAAATGCCGCGTGGCCCACAACGAGCAGGAAATTGTGCAGGAGCGCTTGGCCTCCCGCGACCGGAGCCAGCAGGAAGTAGTGCAGTTTGACTCCGTGCCGCAGGTGCTGCTGGTGGATGACAACCCCATCAACCAGAAGGTGGCCGAGCGCCTGCTGGAAAAGCTGGGCTGCCGCATAGACGTTGCCAGCGACGGGTTTGAAGCCATTAGCCGTGCCACCGACGGCACCCACTACGACCTGATTTTCATGGACATTCAGATGCCGGAAATGGACGGCGTCACGGCCATGCGCGAGATTCGGAGGCGCCTGGGCAAGCAGTGCCCGCCCATTGTGGCCATGACGGCCTACTCCATGAAGGAAGACGCCGAGCGTTTTGTGGAAGAAGGCATGGATGGCTACGTTTCCAAGCCGGTGAAGTCGCAGGACCTGTACACTATTCTGATGCACTGGCGGCCCAACAAGCCGGTGGTGATTCCGCCCGTGGAGGAGTTGGTGCCGGAGCCGGCACCCGCCACGGAGCCCCAGCCCGAGAGCCTGAACCTGGAAATATTGAGCCAGCTGCGGGAGCTGGGTGGCGAGGAGTTTGCCGCGCAGCTCTACGCCGATTTTGAGCAGGAAGCCGGCCAGTTGCTGGAAGAAGCATATCCTTTTGTGGAAAGTGGCCATTACGACCAGATTTTACCACATTTGCACCAGCTAAAGGGCACCGGCTTCACGCTGGGCCTGAACCGGCTGGCCGAAGCCGCCAAACAGCTGGAGCATAAAATCAAAAACGGCCAGATGCAGGATGTACCAGCCGATTTTGCCGAGCTTCAGGATTTTTTCCACCATTTTGCTGAAACCTACGTTACCCAAACAGGCGTTTCGTAG
- a CDS encoding glycosyltransferase, translating into MRRLVFTVTTDLNYDQRMQRICGSLARHGYAVLLVGRALPQSGPLTPQPYQQHRLRCWFGRGKLFYLEYAVRLFLFLLKQRADAWCAIDLDTALPVWLRARLSRQPFLYDAHELFTEVPEVVRRPAVQRVWQWVEAFIVPRATLAYTVGPALAGVFARRYGRSFHVIRNISWLDEAPIPPASAGPPTSFILYQGVLNEGRGLEALLEAMSQVNGQLVLCGEGDLSQALRQQATAQGLLASGKVVFKGYVLPAELRLLTRQAALGIMLLENRGLSYYYSLANKFFDYLHAGVPQVVVDFPEYRALNDEFDVAEYATLNPKELAMVLNQLLHANPARYQELAQNCRRARLVLSWQQEEQHLLALYAGLWPDQNIAL; encoded by the coding sequence ATGCGCCGCCTTGTCTTCACCGTTACTACGGATTTAAACTACGACCAGCGCATGCAGCGCATCTGCGGCAGCCTGGCCCGGCATGGGTATGCGGTGCTGCTGGTGGGCCGCGCATTGCCTCAGTCGGGGCCACTCACGCCACAGCCTTACCAACAACACCGGCTGCGTTGCTGGTTCGGACGGGGTAAGCTATTTTATCTGGAGTACGCCGTGCGCCTGTTCCTGTTTCTGCTGAAACAGCGCGCCGATGCCTGGTGTGCTATTGATCTGGACACCGCCCTGCCGGTGTGGCTGCGGGCCCGGCTGAGCCGCCAGCCTTTTCTCTATGATGCCCATGAACTGTTTACGGAGGTGCCGGAAGTAGTGCGACGCCCCGCGGTGCAGCGCGTCTGGCAGTGGGTGGAGGCCTTTATTGTGCCCCGGGCCACGCTGGCGTACACGGTGGGTCCGGCGCTGGCCGGGGTGTTTGCCCGGCGCTACGGCCGGTCATTCCACGTTATCCGGAACATCAGCTGGCTGGATGAAGCGCCCATTCCGCCCGCCTCGGCTGGCCCACCTACTAGCTTTATCCTATATCAGGGCGTGCTGAACGAAGGCCGGGGGCTGGAAGCCCTGCTGGAGGCTATGTCGCAGGTAAACGGCCAGCTGGTACTGTGTGGCGAAGGCGACCTTTCGCAGGCGCTGCGCCAGCAGGCCACGGCGCAGGGGCTGCTGGCCAGCGGCAAAGTAGTGTTTAAAGGCTACGTGCTGCCCGCCGAGCTGCGCCTGCTTACCCGGCAGGCCGCTTTGGGTATTATGCTGCTAGAAAACCGGGGGCTGAGCTACTATTATTCCTTGGCCAATAAGTTTTTCGATTATCTGCACGCGGGGGTGCCGCAGGTAGTAGTCGATTTCCCGGAGTACCGGGCCCTGAATGATGAATTTGATGTGGCCGAATACGCCACCTTGAATCCGAAGGAGCTGGCGATGGTTCTTAACCAGCTGCTGCACGCTAACCCTGCCCGCTACCAGGAGCTGGCCCAGAATTGCCGCCGCGCCCGCCTGGTGCTGAGCTGGCAGCAGGAGGAGCAACACCTGCTGGCGCTCTACGCTGGGCTGTGGCCCGATCAGAATATTGCCTTATGA
- the miaA gene encoding tRNA (adenosine(37)-N6)-dimethylallyltransferase MiaA gives MMEFSDFSAAAGPTLLVLAGPTAVGKTALSVRLAQHFSTEIISADSRQFFRELSIGTAKPTPAEMQGVPHHFIDSHSIAEEYNAGRFETETLALLETLFQRHQVVILTGGSGLYLQAVTDGFDVLPPIAPEVRTQIQEELATEGLPALVEHLRLLDPVTYERIDRQNPQRVVRALEVTRGTGQPFSSFHQAGKGVERPFRILKIALTREREELYTRIDQRVDDMLAAGLLDEVKSVEAYQHHNALQTVGYQEIFGYLRGEYDWEEAVRLLKRNTRRYAKRQLTWLRRDPAYMWLHPDEAENAIGQLLTR, from the coding sequence ATGATGGAATTTTCAGACTTTTCGGCGGCCGCTGGCCCCACGCTCCTGGTGCTGGCCGGCCCAACGGCCGTGGGCAAAACTGCCCTCAGCGTGCGCTTGGCCCAGCACTTCAGTACCGAAATTATTTCCGCCGATTCTCGGCAGTTTTTTCGGGAGCTGAGCATTGGTACGGCCAAGCCCACGCCGGCAGAAATGCAGGGTGTGCCGCATCATTTTATTGATTCCCATTCTATTGCGGAAGAGTATAACGCGGGCCGGTTTGAAACCGAAACCCTGGCCCTGCTCGAAACACTTTTCCAACGGCATCAGGTAGTCATCCTCACGGGCGGCTCCGGCCTGTACCTGCAGGCGGTAACCGATGGGTTTGATGTATTACCGCCCATAGCACCCGAAGTGCGCACTCAGATTCAAGAAGAGCTGGCCACCGAAGGGCTACCAGCGCTGGTTGAGCACCTACGCCTGCTGGACCCGGTGACGTATGAGCGCATTGACCGCCAGAACCCGCAGCGGGTGGTGCGCGCCCTGGAAGTAACGCGCGGTACCGGACAGCCTTTTTCCAGCTTTCATCAGGCCGGCAAAGGCGTGGAGAGGCCCTTTCGCATCCTGAAAATTGCCCTCACCCGTGAGCGGGAGGAACTCTACACCCGCATCGACCAGCGCGTGGACGATATGCTGGCCGCCGGCCTTCTGGACGAAGTGAAATCCGTTGAGGCTTACCAGCACCACAACGCCCTGCAAACCGTGGGCTACCAGGAAATTTTTGGGTACCTGCGCGGGGAGTATGACTGGGAAGAGGCCGTGCGCCTGCTCAAGCGCAACACCCGCCGCTATGCCAAGCGCCAGCTCACCTGGCTCCGCCGCGACCCGGCTTACATGTGGCTGCACCCGGATGAGGCTGAAAATGCCATCGGGCAGCTACTGACCAGGTAG
- the pfkA gene encoding 6-phosphofructokinase: MKRIGVFTSGGDSPGMNACIRAVVRTAVYHGIEVYGIMRGYSGMIKGEFVRLDSASVSNTIQKGGTILKSARSQKFMTKEGRQQAFDQLVNNGIEGLVAIGGNGTFTGAKLFEEEFGIPTVGAPGTIDNDLFGTDYTIGYDTAVNTALEAIDKIRDTADSHDRCFFVEVMGRDSGYIAIPCAIGGGAEIVMIPETKMSTDAVIESLRNGWQRSKTSFIVVVAEGDEEGNAHGIAQRVKEEIPQLDTRVTIIGHIQRGGAPSAADRMLASQIGIAAVEGLMNGMRNVMAGIMDRKLVYTPFHDTIYKKKLINQSFMRMVEILSV, from the coding sequence ATGAAACGCATTGGAGTTTTTACCAGCGGCGGCGACTCGCCCGGCATGAATGCCTGCATTCGGGCCGTGGTGCGCACCGCAGTCTACCATGGTATTGAGGTGTATGGCATTATGCGCGGCTACAGCGGCATGATTAAGGGTGAGTTTGTACGCCTTGATTCTGCTTCCGTATCCAACACCATTCAGAAAGGCGGCACCATTCTGAAATCGGCCCGCAGCCAGAAGTTCATGACCAAGGAAGGCCGGCAGCAGGCCTTCGATCAGCTGGTAAACAACGGTATTGAAGGACTGGTGGCCATTGGCGGCAACGGCACGTTCACCGGCGCCAAGCTATTTGAAGAAGAATTTGGCATTCCTACCGTAGGTGCCCCCGGCACCATTGACAACGACCTTTTCGGCACCGACTACACCATTGGCTACGACACGGCAGTGAACACGGCGCTGGAGGCCATTGATAAAATCCGGGACACCGCTGACTCGCACGACCGGTGCTTTTTTGTGGAAGTAATGGGCCGCGACTCCGGCTACATTGCCATTCCCTGCGCCATTGGGGGCGGGGCCGAAATTGTAATGATTCCGGAAACCAAGATGTCGACGGATGCCGTGATTGAAAGCCTGCGCAATGGCTGGCAGCGCTCCAAAACCTCCTTTATTGTGGTGGTAGCCGAAGGCGACGAAGAGGGCAACGCCCACGGCATTGCCCAGCGCGTGAAAGAAGAAATTCCGCAGCTGGATACCCGCGTAACCATCATCGGGCACATTCAGCGCGGCGGCGCACCCTCCGCCGCCGACCGTATGCTGGCTTCCCAGATTGGCATTGCAGCCGTAGAGGGCCTCATGAACGGTATGCGCAACGTAATGGCTGGCATCATGGACCGCAAGCTGGTGTATACCCCTTTCCATGACACCATCTACAAGAAGAAGCTTATCAACCAGAGCTTTATGCGGATGGTAGAGATTCTGAGCGTGTAA
- a CDS encoding TerB family tellurite resistance protein, which produces MFGFFESEQTKKVKSHLCNLASLAKADGHIDEREMTFIVAVGKKNGMRAEDVRNLVANTNTAAMVVPDNDSERFDQIFDLVDMMLADGVVDDHEMDFCIDMATKLGFRKAIVGVLVRKISMGVKDGLPREQIKQESQAFLNYNGGE; this is translated from the coding sequence ATGTTTGGTTTTTTCGAAAGCGAACAGACGAAGAAAGTCAAAAGCCACCTCTGCAACCTTGCTTCCCTGGCTAAAGCCGATGGACACATTGATGAGCGGGAAATGACTTTCATTGTGGCTGTAGGCAAAAAGAACGGTATGCGGGCGGAGGATGTCCGCAACCTGGTAGCCAATACCAACACTGCCGCCATGGTGGTGCCTGATAATGACTCTGAGCGCTTTGACCAGATTTTTGATCTGGTAGACATGATGCTGGCCGATGGCGTGGTAGACGACCACGAAATGGACTTCTGCATTGACATGGCCACCAAGCTGGGCTTCCGCAAAGCTATTGTAGGCGTGCTGGTCCGGAAGATTTCTATGGGCGTGAAAGATGGCCTGCCCCGGGAGCAGATAAAGCAGGAGTCGCAGGCCTTCCTGAACTACAACGGCGGCGAGTAG